A genomic segment from Acyrthosiphon pisum isolate AL4f chromosome A3, pea_aphid_22Mar2018_4r6ur, whole genome shotgun sequence encodes:
- the LOC100168244 gene encoding maltase A3-like, producing MKTYSVCCLLMIAYYTCAIVNANVYFKATKPNNEWWSSTIFYQVYPRSFKDSNKDGIGDLKGITQKLDHFVDLGIETLWVGPFFKSPMDDMGYDVEDFYMIDPMFGTMSDLEELVFEMNKRNLKLVIDLIPNHSSYKCEWFEKSIKQEGKYKDYYMWHNASNQGEVLSNSSVTPIPPNNWLSLFVGSAWTWNEQRKQFYYHQFSKEQPDFDMRNPDVKQQILEIMEFWMDRGVNGFRFDALKYLYENVSLLDEPFMPGMSNASEYVEINHIYTSDQPEIIDTVLEWRAFMDDYTKRKNKSISSLMSSESYSPVNVLMQYYGNFTNPGAQIPFNLALVRFPKDDHIVESIDTIIKNWLADLPENAVANWVIENHDNLRTSSKFGALTVPMFTALKLALPGVDVTYYGSEIGMEDNMYLRPEQITDDNLAGGPRISRPRDYQRCPMQWDDSINAGFTEEKKSWLPVNPNYYKMNVETQKKIPTSNYNFYKKMSQLRKTNTLKNGDLQTYNITQSIYILKRSLLKHESYIVVTNFGSETETVILSNIIRDIKDELFVYLGSENSAYSTGSKVSTVSTGYPLQLRPQSVVVLTDKYIEPELQSNKASGCTESSSKSISFICVFVLSRWFL from the exons ATGAAGACATATTCTGTATGCTGTCTTTTGAtgattgcatattatacatgtgcAATAGTAAATGCTAATGTATATTTCAAAGCTACCAAACCAAATAATGAGTGGTGGTCTAGCACCATATTCTATCAAGTATATCCAAGATCGTTCAAAGACAGTAATAAAGATGGAATTGGTGATTTAaaag GTATTACCCAGAAACTTGACCATTTTGTTGATCTTGGCATAGAAACATTATGGGTGGGTCCATTTTTCAAATCACCTATGGATGATATGGGATATGATGTTGAAGACTTTTATATGATAGATCCTATGTTTGGTACAATGAGTGATTTAGAAGAATTAGTTTTTGAAATGAACAAGCGAA atcTTAAACTAGTAATAGACCTTATACCAAACCATTCAAGTTACAAATGCGAGTGGTTTGAAAAATCAATCAAACAAGAAGGAAAATACAAAGATTATTACATGTGGCATAACGCTTCAAATCAAGGCGAAGTCCTCAGTAACTCATCAGTTACACCAATACCACCAAATAATTGG TTGAGTCTATTTGTTGGTTCTGCCTGGACATGGAATGAACaacgaaaacaattttactacCATCAGTTTAGTAAGGAACAACCAGATTTTGACATGAGAAATCCGGATGTTAAGCAACAAATTTTA gAAATAATGGAATTTTGGATGGATAGAGGCGTTAATGGTTTCCGGTTTGATGCCCTCAAATATTTATACGAAAATGTTTCACTACTAGATGAACCTTTTATGCCAGGAATGAGCAATGCATCCGAATACGTAGAAATAAATCACATATATACGTCTGATCAACCAGAAATTATTGATACTGTATTAGAATGGAGAGCGTTTATGGATGATTACACAAAAAGGAAGAATAAATCTATTTCTAG TTTAATGTCATCAGAATCGTATTCACCCGTAAATGTATTAATGCAATATTACGGAAACTTCACGAATCCTGGAGCTCAAATACCATTTAACTTGGCATTAGTGAGGTTTCCAAAAGATGATCATATAGTCGAATCTATAGATACCATAATCAAAAATTGGTTAGCTGATTTGCCAGAAAACGCGGTTGCCAACTGGGTG ATTGAAAATCACGACAATTTGAGGACGTCATCGAAATTTGGCGCTCTAACAGTACCAATGTTTACTGCGTTGAAGTTAGCTCTTCCCGGTGTTGATGTAACATATTATGGTAGTGAAATTGGAATGGAGGACAACATGTATTTGAGACCGGAACAAATAACAGATGATAATCTTGCAGGTGGTCCGAGAATATCGAGACCTAGAGATTATCAAAGGTGCCCGATGCAATGGGACGATTCGATTAATGCAG gTTTCACCGAAGAGAAAAAGTCATGGTTACCAGTAAATCCAAATTATTACAAGATGAACGTCGAAACACAGAAAAAAATTCCAAccagtaactataatttttacaaaaaaatgtctcaACTTCGAAAAACTAATACGTTAAAAAACGGCGATCTTCAGACGTATAATATTACCCAAtcgatatacattttaaagag GTCACTATTGAAACACGAATCATACATAGTCGTAACGAACTTTGGCAGTGAGACTGAAACGGTCATCTTGTCCAATATCATACGAGATATCAAAGATGAACTATTCGTATATTTAGGAAGTGAAAATTCTGCGTACAGCACCGG aagtAAAGTATCTACCGTTTCAACTGGGTATCCATTACAACTGCGACCACAGTCAGTAGTCGTATTAAcagataaatatattgaacctGAATTGCAAAGTAATAAAGCTAGTGGTTGTACAGAATCGAGTTCGAAATCTATtagttttatttgtgtttttgtacTTTCAAgatggtttttataa
- the S1 gene encoding sucrase precursor (The RefSeq protein has 4 substitutions compared to this genomic sequence), producing MFKVITVCLWLFAFNSLNVSSEYVYEGLKSDSVEPDWWQTEIIYQIYVRSFKDSDGDGIGDLNGITEKVPYFKTIDVGAVWLSPIFLSPQNDFGYDISDYKEIDPIYGSMADFERMRDEFHKHGIKVLLDFVPNHTSDEHEWFQKSIKKIEPFSDYYVWKDPIRDVHGNNTPPSNWLGVFNSGSAWEWNEERQQYYLHQFQVKQPDLNYRNPSVREEIKNTLLYWLGRGVDGFRFDAVNYLFEREDLADEPKSNKIGYLDTDYDSLTHTSTLDQPETYSIVRQWRQMLDSYRTREKKTKFMMVECYSPFDKTLLYYGSNSEPGAHFPFNFLFIGTFDQQSDAAKVHNMIKSWIRGMPTGMWPNWVLGNHDNARVASRSNPMLVDGLHMIQHLLPRTSVTYYGDELGLIDTTVRWDQTVDPAGLNVGPYRFLKFSRDPVRTPFPWDSSYNAGFSNSSSLWLPLNADYWKKNMVEESRFKSNLRSYRQLARLRRSLTFVKGDLHLYTLSKWVFGFSRSFYDHPTYFIVVNFGSEIETVNLMEARGTLPLTMKVKVSSINSGFVTGNLVRTDSVLLRPKAALVLTTSRMNEDA from the exons ATGTTTAAGGTAATCACTGTGTGCATATGGCTATTCGCCTTCAACAGTCTTAATGTGTCGTCCGAGTATGTTTATGAGGGTTTGAAGAGCGATTCGGTCGAACCAGACTGGTGGCAGACGGAAATTATCTATCAAATATACGTAAGATCGTTTAAAGACAGCGATGGCGACGGAATCGGAGACCTGAACG GTATAACAGAGAAAGTcccatattttaaaactatagatGTTGGCGCCGTTTGGTTGTCGCCAATATTCCTCTCACCACAAAATGATTTCGGATACGATATATCAGACTACAAAGAGATCGATCCTATTTATGGCTCAATGGCAGACTTTGAACGGATGAGGGATGAGTTTCACAAGCATG GCATAAAGGTCTTATTGGACTTTGTGCCAAATCACACGAGTGACGAACACGAATGGTTCCAAAAGTCAATTAAGAAAATAGAGCCCTTTTCAGACTATTACGTATGGAAAGATCCGGTCCGTGATGTACATGGAAATAACACGCCTCCGAGTAATTGG TTAGGTGTGTTCAACAGTGGGTCTGCGTGGGAATGGAATGAAGAacgtcaacaatattatttacatcagTTCCAAGTGAAACAACCCGACTTGAACTACAGAAATCCGTCGGTTAGAGAAGAAATAAAG AACACGCTGTTATATTGGTTGGGACGTGGCGTCGACGGGTTCAGATTCGACGCGGTGAACTATCTATTCGAAAGAGAAGATCTAGCTGACGAACCTAAGTCTAATAAAATTGGCTATTTGGACACCGATTACGATTCTTTAACGCATACGAGCACACTTGATCAACCTGAAACTTATTCCATCGTTCGTCAATGGAGGCAGATGCTGGACAGTTACAGGACTAGGGAAAAGAAAACCAA GTTTATGATGGTGGAATGTTACTCACCATTTGATAAAACTTTGTTGTACTACGGTAGTAATTCAGAGCCTGGCGCTCATTTtccatttaactttttattcatCGGAACGTTCGATCAACAGTCTGATGCTGCTAAGGTCCATAACATGATCAAATCATGGATTCGTGGTATGCCCACCGGCATGTGGCCTAACTGGGTG TTAGGTAACCATGATAACGCAAGAGTGGCTTCGAGGAGCAATCCAATGTTAGTTGATGGACTACACATGATCCAACATCTGTTGCCCGGCACCTCTGTGACTTATTACGGAGACGAACTAGGTCTGATCGACACAACCGTTCGTTGGGACCAAACAGTTGATCCAGCGGGGCTTAACGTGGGCCCCTATAGGTTCTTGAAATTCAGCAGAGATCCCGTGAGGACTCCGTTCCCATGGGACAGTTCGTATAACGCAG GTTTTTCTAATTCGTCTTCGTTGTGGCTTCCTCTTAACGCcgattattggaaaaaaaatatggttgaaGAATCAAGGTTTAAAAGTAACCTAAGGTCATACAGGCAATTGGCTCGGTTAAGGAGGAGTCTCACATTTGTCAAAGGCGATTTGCATTTATACACACTGTCCAAATGGGTGTTTGGATTTTCACG GAGTTTTTATGATCACCCGACTTACTTCATTGTAGTTAATTTCGGGAGTGAAATAGAAACAGTTAACTTGATGGAAGCTAGAGGTACTTTACCATTAACTATGAAAGTTAAGGTATCTAGCATTAACTCTGGTTTTGTTACCGG aAATTTAGTACGTACTGATAGTGTATTACTGCGCCCGAAAGCAGCTCTTGTACTTACAACCTCAAGAATGAACGAAGATACATAa